In one window of candidate division KSB1 bacterium DNA:
- a CDS encoding SMP-30/gluconolactonase/LRE family protein: MRFYLPILLIGLIMIGSQSDCHRTEPMDRKWQLVSSGFHFPEGPAWDGKGTLYVSNCYGDWLATVKRGQLDTLVFASDSTFKRTNGLAVAPDGDIVACDFGSGSIVKITPSGKCRVLISGYQNQPFHRPNDLIFDEHGNLYFTDPNSYGPDRLDGRLFFFRMRDGSLQLAADSLAFPNGLAISPLDGKLYVCESAKSQISRFRRSTEGFLTEKETFIQLPGGDPDGIEFDRAGNLYVAHFGGGMVYVVSSNGTIIDRIATPGNKPTNLEFGGDDLKTLYLTEVETNSLYQLQMHYPGFKILTQKN, encoded by the coding sequence ATGCGATTTTATTTGCCTATTTTATTAATAGGGCTGATCATGATTGGTAGCCAATCCGATTGTCATCGAACTGAACCGATGGATAGGAAATGGCAACTCGTTAGCTCCGGCTTTCATTTTCCCGAAGGGCCAGCCTGGGATGGTAAGGGAACGTTATATGTTTCCAATTGCTACGGCGATTGGTTAGCAACAGTCAAGCGGGGGCAACTCGATACTCTGGTATTTGCATCTGATAGCACATTTAAACGGACGAATGGACTTGCGGTGGCACCGGACGGCGACATCGTTGCTTGCGATTTCGGATCGGGTTCGATCGTGAAAATCACCCCATCGGGCAAATGCCGCGTGCTGATCTCTGGTTATCAGAATCAACCGTTTCATCGGCCAAATGACCTGATTTTCGATGAACATGGCAATCTGTATTTCACCGATCCCAATAGTTATGGCCCAGATCGGCTCGATGGTCGGTTGTTTTTCTTTCGGATGAGAGATGGTTCACTTCAATTAGCGGCCGATAGCCTGGCGTTTCCCAATGGGTTGGCCATCTCGCCCTTGGACGGCAAGCTTTATGTCTGTGAATCGGCGAAGAGCCAGATCAGCCGATTTCGGCGCAGCACCGAAGGTTTTTTGACCGAGAAAGAGACTTTTATTCAATTGCCTGGAGGCGATCCAGATGGTATCGAATTCGATCGTGCTGGCAATTTATATGTCGCCCATTTCGGTGGGGGAATGGTTTATGTCGTCTCTTCCAATGGCACCATCATAGACCGCATCGCTACTCCAGGCAATAAACCGACAAATTTGGAATTCGGTGGTGATGATCTAAAAACGCTTTATCTCACCGAGGTAGAAACCAATTCGCTTTATCAATTACAAATGCATTACCCAGGATTTAAAATTTTAACGCAAAAGAATTAA